A genomic segment from Deltaproteobacteria bacterium encodes:
- a CDS encoding four helix bundle protein has product MKTYDLEERLLEYSVRIIKIVEQLPNTRTGNHVAGQLLRSGTSPYPNHGEAQAAESPKDFIHKLRISLKELREAQRWLKLIQHVPLIKKPELLDDILQETEELIKIFVTSIKTAEKKQK; this is encoded by the coding sequence ATGAAGACTTATGATCTGGAAGAAAGGCTGCTTGAGTATTCGGTACGAATCATAAAGATCGTTGAACAGCTACCAAATACCAGAACAGGCAACCATGTTGCAGGCCAATTGTTAAGATCGGGAACTTCACCTTATCCAAACCATGGTGAAGCTCAGGCAGCAGAGTCCCCAAAGGACTTTATCCATAAGCTTCGTATCTCATTAAAGGAGCTCAGGGAGGCCCAGCGATGGTTAAAACTTATTCAGCATGTACCACTAATTAAAAAACCTGAACTATTAGATGATATTTTACAGGAAACAGAGGAATTAATTAAGATTTTCGTTACAAGCATCAAAACGGCTGAAAAGAAACAGAAATAG